In one window of Synechococcus sp. M16CYN DNA:
- the nadC gene encoding carboxylating nicotinate-nucleotide diphosphorylase has translation MDWQAPALTLALDRWIDEDIGRGDLTSVALQGQYGSAHWVAKQPGRFCGGSLVQKLFHRLDPSCHVQLLLADGAQVLPGQRLLELEGPAAALVAGERTALNLAMHLSGIATATADLMLQLKGTAVRLTDTRKTTPGLRVLEKYAVRCGGGVNHRMGLDDAAILKENHLAWSCGISKAVQAVRSKAPWPTRIIVEAETERQASEAVKAGADGVLLDEFTPEQLMGLVPRLRRLATSGLLVVEASGVQPERLHAYAVTGIDLISTSAPVTRGRWLDLSMRFN, from the coding sequence GTGGACTGGCAAGCTCCAGCACTTACCCTTGCTTTAGATCGCTGGATAGATGAAGACATCGGCCGCGGTGATCTTACTTCCGTGGCGCTGCAGGGGCAATATGGTTCCGCTCATTGGGTAGCAAAGCAACCCGGTCGCTTTTGTGGCGGTTCGCTTGTACAAAAGTTATTCCATCGCTTGGATCCAAGCTGCCATGTGCAGCTGCTCTTGGCTGATGGTGCGCAGGTACTTCCTGGGCAGCGTTTGCTGGAACTTGAGGGTCCTGCCGCCGCATTGGTGGCTGGTGAACGTACGGCTCTGAATCTGGCTATGCATCTCTCCGGCATCGCCACTGCTACCGCAGATTTGATGCTTCAGCTAAAGGGCACAGCGGTTCGACTGACCGATACTCGTAAGACCACACCAGGATTACGAGTGCTAGAGAAATATGCGGTGCGGTGCGGTGGCGGCGTTAACCATCGCATGGGACTCGATGATGCGGCCATACTCAAAGAGAACCACTTGGCTTGGTCGTGTGGGATCTCCAAAGCGGTTCAAGCTGTCCGTAGTAAGGCTCCTTGGCCAACTCGAATTATTGTAGAAGCAGAAACAGAGAGACAGGCTAGCGAAGCTGTGAAAGCCGGGGCTGACGGGGTGCTATTGGATGAATTCACCCCAGAGCAGCTTATGGGCTTGGTGCCACGGTTGCGTCGGTTGGCCACTAGTGGTCTTCTTGTGGTCGAGGCCTCCGGTGTGCAACCTGAACGGCTGCATGCCTATGCCGTTACTGGGATCGACTTGATTTCAACAAGTGCTCCGGTCACCCGTGGCCGCTGGCTGGATCTCAGCATGCGGTTCAACTAA
- a CDS encoding RluA family pseudouridine synthase: MTGGNRDRIHAHGCPPSMEEVFTNAFGEGRGEMATLTYSRSLPMRLDRWLVSQRREQSRARIQKFIGAGYVRVNGRPGKAKTPLHEGDEVRLWIPPPEPLPYLSPEPMDLDVLFEDEHLIVVNKAAGLTVHPAPGNKGGTLANGLLHYCPNLPGISGKLRPGIVHRLDRDTTGCIVVAKSQEALVKLQVQIQKRVASREYCAVVYGAPNGETGTIIGAIGRHPADRKKYAVVSDVSGRYARTHWTLLERLNEYSLLRFKLDTGRTHQIRVHCAHMNHPIVGDSTYSRCRKLPVALPGQALHAMQLEIDHPVTQKRMVFQAPLPSAMKKLLLVLRRRS; the protein is encoded by the coding sequence ATGACTGGTGGAAATCGAGACCGGATCCATGCTCATGGGTGTCCGCCATCAATGGAAGAGGTATTCACCAATGCCTTTGGTGAGGGTAGGGGCGAGATGGCCACGCTGACTTACTCTAGATCTTTGCCGATGCGTCTGGATCGCTGGCTGGTCAGTCAGCGCAGGGAACAAAGCCGCGCGCGTATTCAGAAATTCATCGGTGCTGGTTATGTGCGAGTGAACGGTAGGCCTGGTAAGGCCAAAACACCGCTTCACGAAGGTGACGAGGTGAGGTTGTGGATTCCTCCACCGGAGCCGCTGCCTTATCTCAGTCCTGAACCTATGGATTTGGATGTGCTGTTCGAGGACGAGCACCTGATTGTGGTCAATAAAGCAGCGGGACTCACGGTGCATCCGGCTCCGGGAAATAAAGGTGGTACCTTAGCCAATGGTCTGCTGCACTACTGTCCCAACCTGCCCGGAATCAGCGGAAAACTGCGTCCAGGCATCGTACACCGCTTGGACAGGGATACCACTGGTTGCATAGTTGTCGCCAAATCGCAAGAAGCGCTGGTGAAATTGCAAGTACAGATTCAGAAGCGGGTAGCTTCGCGGGAATACTGCGCGGTGGTGTACGGAGCACCCAATGGCGAGACGGGAACGATAATTGGTGCTATTGGGCGCCACCCGGCAGATCGCAAGAAATATGCCGTGGTTAGTGATGTATCTGGTCGCTATGCTCGTACACACTGGACTTTACTAGAGCGACTTAATGAATATTCACTTTTACGTTTCAAATTGGATACGGGCCGAACCCATCAAATCCGGGTCCACTGTGCGCATATGAATCATCCGATTGTGGGGGATTCCACCTATAGTCGCTGTCGAAAACTTCCGGTTGCGTTGCCTGGTCAAGCTCTGCACGCTATGCAGTTAGAAATAGATCATCCGGTTACACAGAAGCGAATGGTGTTTCAGGCACCCTTGCCATCTGCAATGAAGAAGTTGTTACTGGTTTTGCGACGTCGTTCTTGA
- a CDS encoding bifunctional (p)ppGpp synthetase/guanosine-3',5'-bis(diphosphate) 3'-pyrophosphohydrolase, whose product MARGLLGFGQRPIRHLDDYQIALPEWLRQCIANVHPGTDQNCPTDPEILLVSAFDFGFQLHEGQFRASGDPYIVHPVAVADLLRDIGASAPVIAAGFLHDVVEDTDVTLEEIQQHFGLEVRKLVEGVTKLGGIHFNDRTEAQAENLRRMFMAMASDIRVVLVKLADRVHNMRTIGALKEEKRQRIARETREIYAPLANRLGIGRFKWELEDLAFKLLEPEAFREIQHEVATKRSEREQRLAVTVDLLNERLQRVALEGCEVSGRPKHLYGIWSKMKRQQKAFHEIYDVAALRIITPSVETCYRALAVVHDTFRPIPGRFKDYIGLPKPNGYQSLHTAVIGRHRPIEVQIRTLEMHQIAEFGIAAHWKYKEGGSPATCSSDSERFNWLRQLIDWQQEGGNDDHNDYLSSIKEDLFDEEVFVFTPKGDVVGLLKGATAVDFAYRIHSEVGHHCHGVRINDRLCPLATPLQNGDFVQVLTSKTAHPSLDWLNFVATPTARNRIRQWYKRSHRDETIERGKNLLERELGRDGFDVLLNGEIMMRVAHRCNVVTTEDLLASLGFGAVTLQQVLNRFREEIRLQTQQQEEEPTSSEKVARALMVPKDSVQFQHSEEGTILGIEGLDYRLGGCCSPLPGETIVGTVALGNHGVTIHRQDCCNVESIPRERRLPVRWNPRLNGKRQNFSVQLRIETIDRVGILKDILMRLSDGAINVSDARVKTAAGRPARISLQVELQSADQLSRTMAQIRSMADVIGVARIGQGGP is encoded by the coding sequence ATGGCGCGCGGTTTGCTGGGATTTGGGCAGCGTCCGATTCGGCATCTCGACGATTATCAGATTGCCTTGCCTGAATGGTTGCGGCAATGCATTGCCAATGTGCACCCAGGAACCGACCAAAACTGTCCGACCGATCCGGAAATTTTGCTGGTATCGGCATTCGATTTTGGTTTTCAACTACACGAGGGTCAGTTCCGCGCTAGCGGAGATCCATACATAGTTCATCCTGTTGCTGTGGCTGATCTGCTACGTGACATAGGCGCCAGTGCTCCGGTCATCGCAGCGGGCTTCCTTCACGATGTGGTAGAAGATACCGATGTCACTCTTGAAGAGATACAACAACATTTCGGGTTAGAAGTGCGCAAGCTGGTAGAGGGAGTTACTAAGTTAGGCGGCATTCATTTTAACGATCGCACGGAAGCGCAGGCCGAGAATTTGCGGCGAATGTTCATGGCGATGGCTAGTGATATCCGCGTTGTGTTGGTGAAGCTGGCGGACCGAGTACACAATATGCGCACCATTGGCGCTTTGAAGGAAGAGAAACGTCAGCGAATTGCTCGGGAAACACGAGAGATTTACGCTCCCTTAGCTAACCGTCTTGGGATCGGACGGTTTAAGTGGGAACTTGAAGACTTGGCATTCAAGCTGTTAGAGCCGGAGGCGTTCCGGGAGATTCAGCATGAGGTGGCAACTAAACGCAGTGAGCGTGAGCAGCGATTGGCGGTCACAGTTGACTTACTCAATGAGCGGCTTCAGCGGGTTGCTTTAGAGGGGTGTGAGGTAAGTGGGCGACCCAAACACCTGTACGGCATCTGGAGTAAGATGAAACGCCAACAGAAGGCATTCCACGAGATTTACGACGTGGCTGCCCTTCGCATTATCACGCCTAGCGTTGAAACGTGTTACCGCGCATTGGCTGTGGTGCACGACACTTTTCGCCCGATTCCTGGAAGATTCAAGGACTACATTGGTTTACCGAAGCCGAATGGGTACCAGTCGTTACACACGGCCGTCATTGGTCGTCACCGGCCGATTGAAGTGCAAATTAGAACTTTGGAGATGCATCAGATCGCTGAGTTCGGTATCGCAGCTCACTGGAAATACAAAGAGGGAGGTTCACCCGCAACTTGCAGTAGTGATTCCGAACGATTCAATTGGTTGCGACAGCTCATAGATTGGCAGCAGGAGGGGGGCAATGATGATCACAACGACTACCTCTCTTCGATCAAAGAAGATCTCTTCGATGAAGAAGTGTTTGTATTCACACCAAAAGGTGATGTGGTGGGTCTGCTCAAAGGAGCGACGGCTGTTGACTTCGCTTATCGTATTCATTCCGAGGTTGGTCATCATTGCCACGGTGTTCGCATTAACGACCGCTTATGCCCTTTGGCGACACCACTACAAAACGGTGACTTCGTTCAGGTTCTCACTAGTAAAACCGCCCATCCCAGCCTCGACTGGCTCAATTTCGTTGCGACGCCAACGGCACGGAATCGCATTCGCCAGTGGTACAAGCGTAGCCATCGGGATGAAACGATTGAGAGAGGTAAAAACCTATTGGAGCGGGAATTGGGTCGAGATGGATTTGATGTTTTGTTGAATGGCGAAATCATGATGCGCGTAGCACATCGCTGCAATGTTGTGACTACAGAAGATTTGTTGGCTTCGCTTGGATTTGGTGCAGTGACCTTGCAACAGGTTCTTAACCGTTTCCGTGAGGAAATCAGGCTTCAGACACAGCAACAGGAGGAAGAGCCAACTAGCAGCGAAAAGGTGGCCCGTGCATTAATGGTGCCAAAGGATTCAGTTCAATTCCAGCACAGTGAAGAGGGGACGATACTTGGAATTGAAGGACTCGATTACCGCTTGGGTGGTTGCTGTAGTCCGTTGCCAGGAGAAACCATTGTTGGCACCGTTGCTCTCGGTAATCATGGCGTCACGATTCACCGTCAGGATTGCTGCAATGTGGAGTCAATCCCTCGGGAACGGCGTCTACCGGTACGGTGGAATCCTAGGCTCAACGGCAAGCGCCAAAATTTTTCAGTGCAGTTGCGCATTGAAACGATTGATCGTGTTGGCATCCTGAAGGACATCCTCATGCGTCTTTCGGATGGTGCAATCAACGTTAGTGACGCGCGCGTAAAGACAGCTGCTGGTCGACCAGCTCGTATCAGTCTGCAAGTAGAGTTGCAGAGTGCCGATCAGCTGAGCCGAACTATGGCTCAAATTCGCTCGATGGCAGATGTTATTGGTGTTGCACGCATTGGTCAGGGAGGGCCATAA
- a CDS encoding ABC transporter ATP-binding protein gives MARPVLELNQLRLRYPKSKNWSLNGFDLRLDTGETLALVGSSGCGKSTVARAIMQLLPQGTICEGGLELTGKDPRRLDRAALRRLRGQAVGLVFQDPMTRLNPLMPAGAHILDILKAHRPATNPKWRKTRALNLLERVGISTRRFRAYPHELSGGMRQRLAIALAIALEPPLLIADEPTTSLDVAVASQMMAELSELCRELGSALLLISHDLAMAARWCDRTVILSEGRRVEEGPSDQLLTRPRSSVGQRLVYSARTRERRRFYQQPKTQVILSVDTMRCWHAVGGTPWSPAWFKAIDEVSFDLLVGESLGIVGASGCGKSTLCRALIGLQTVRGGSVKLFGEDLLCLRGEKLRFVRRAIQMVFQDPLACLNPAFNVTDAITDPLLIHRLYSKAAAREQARQLLKQVGLNPFKQFKDRFPRQLSGGQQQRVAIARALALKPKVLICDESVSMLDAEVQTEILNLLKQLQQNLGLSILFITHDLSLASGFCHRVIVLDRGHIVEEGPGDRIFQAPQSKISRALVEACPKLPH, from the coding sequence ATGGCACGGCCAGTTTTAGAGCTCAATCAATTAAGACTGCGTTACCCCAAGAGCAAAAATTGGTCTCTAAATGGTTTTGATCTGCGCCTCGATACCGGAGAAACCCTTGCGTTAGTCGGCTCTTCCGGATGTGGCAAAAGCACCGTGGCCCGGGCGATAATGCAACTTCTACCCCAAGGAACCATTTGTGAAGGCGGCTTAGAACTTACCGGGAAAGATCCTCGTCGACTCGATCGCGCTGCACTGCGTCGGTTGCGGGGACAAGCAGTCGGTCTGGTATTTCAGGACCCGATGACGCGATTGAACCCTCTGATGCCTGCTGGAGCACATATACTGGACATTCTAAAAGCGCATCGACCAGCAACAAACCCCAAATGGCGCAAGACACGGGCCCTCAACCTATTAGAACGGGTTGGAATTAGCACCCGACGTTTCCGGGCTTACCCCCACGAACTTAGCGGGGGAATGCGGCAGCGTTTAGCTATAGCCCTCGCGATCGCGCTGGAACCCCCACTCCTCATTGCTGATGAACCGACAACCAGCCTGGATGTAGCAGTAGCGAGTCAAATGATGGCCGAGCTGAGTGAACTATGCCGTGAACTAGGGAGTGCTCTGTTGCTGATCAGCCATGATTTAGCAATGGCCGCCCGATGGTGTGATCGGACAGTTATTCTAAGCGAAGGTCGTCGAGTGGAAGAAGGTCCCAGCGATCAGCTGCTCACCCGCCCACGGTCATCAGTAGGACAACGACTTGTTTATTCGGCACGAACCCGCGAAAGGAGGCGTTTTTATCAACAACCAAAAACCCAAGTCATTTTAAGCGTAGACACCATGCGCTGCTGGCATGCCGTCGGTGGCACGCCCTGGTCACCAGCATGGTTCAAGGCTATCGATGAGGTAAGTTTTGACCTATTGGTAGGCGAAAGTCTAGGTATTGTAGGAGCCTCGGGCTGTGGCAAAAGCACCCTTTGCAGGGCATTAATTGGGTTGCAGACGGTTCGCGGCGGCAGCGTAAAACTCTTTGGAGAAGATCTGCTTTGCCTGCGTGGAGAGAAACTGCGTTTCGTCAGACGTGCGATTCAAATGGTGTTTCAAGATCCGTTAGCCTGTCTCAACCCGGCTTTCAACGTGACCGACGCTATCACCGATCCGCTCCTTATTCATCGTCTCTATTCTAAAGCAGCAGCACGAGAGCAGGCTAGACAACTATTAAAACAAGTGGGCTTAAATCCCTTTAAACAATTCAAGGATCGCTTTCCCAGACAATTATCTGGCGGTCAACAACAACGAGTCGCGATCGCACGCGCTCTCGCTCTCAAGCCGAAGGTACTGATATGCGACGAAAGTGTAAGCATGCTCGATGCAGAAGTCCAAACAGAGATACTGAACTTATTAAAACAACTTCAGCAGAATTTGGGACTTTCTATCTTATTCATCACTCACGATTTATCATTAGCCAGCGGTTTTTGCCATCGCGTCATAGTGCTAGATCGGGGGCACATCGTGGAAGAAGGTCCAGGCGATCGAATCTTCCAAGCACCGCAATCTAAGATCAGTCGCGCTCTGGTGGAAGCATGTCCAAAACTGCCGCACTGA
- a CDS encoding universal stress protein, which translates to MFETILFPIDQSHQSIEAAEKALDLACSHNSRIVALSVVQPDRSEMKDHDVVAELLARTEAKIKGAGRPCQIVERHGIPAFVICDVADELNVSVIVIGTRGLNLKNDRESTAARVIQLAPCPVLVVP; encoded by the coding sequence ATGTTCGAGACTATTCTTTTTCCAATCGACCAGAGCCACCAATCGATCGAAGCAGCTGAAAAGGCTTTGGATTTGGCGTGCTCCCACAACAGCCGTATAGTCGCGCTGTCTGTGGTCCAACCCGATCGATCTGAAATGAAAGATCATGATGTAGTAGCTGAGTTGTTAGCGAGAACCGAAGCCAAGATCAAGGGAGCAGGGAGACCCTGCCAAATCGTCGAGCGTCATGGAATTCCTGCTTTTGTGATCTGCGACGTGGCTGACGAGTTGAATGTGAGCGTAATCGTAATTGGTACCCGTGGCCTAAATCTGAAGAATGATCGCGAGAGCACAGCAGCTCGGGTTATTCAGCTGGCGCCGTGCCCGGTTTTGGTGGTGCCGTGA
- a CDS encoding UDP-N-acetylglucosamine--N-acetylmuramyl-(pentapeptide) pyrophosphoryl-undecaprenol N-acetylglucosamine transferase: MTRLLIAASGTGGHLFPALAVAEALDKHWHVRWLGVPDRLETKLVPAQYDLITVRAAGLQGQGIDKLLQLFRLVTASFTVRSLIRRHQIEAVFTTGGYISAPAILGARWCCVPVVLHESNAIPGRVTRLLGRLSSTVAVGLPVAAGRIPGCRPVLTGTPVRSAFLTPQPLPAWVPTGSGPLLVVMGGSQGAVNLNRMVQAVLPSLLQQGCRVVHLTGSNESDMNQLQHPQLVERRFSDEIPGLLQHADLAISRAGAGSLSELAVCGTPTILVPFPQAVDQHQDANAACAAEFGGAVIVHQHAPDHPALDNTIRRLLGHRLGQVNAVPGWLDRMRIGMEKLAERDANIRMAMLLQDLINDLSSNQGQLF, encoded by the coding sequence GTGACTCGGCTTCTAATTGCTGCCAGTGGCACTGGCGGTCATTTATTTCCGGCTCTCGCTGTTGCCGAAGCTCTTGACAAGCATTGGCACGTGCGCTGGCTTGGGGTTCCTGATCGACTTGAAACCAAGCTAGTTCCAGCTCAATATGACTTAATCACCGTGCGTGCTGCAGGTCTGCAGGGCCAGGGTATCGACAAATTGCTACAGCTGTTTCGACTAGTGACGGCTAGCTTTACCGTGCGTAGCCTAATTCGGCGACATCAGATCGAAGCCGTATTCACTACAGGTGGATATATCTCAGCACCAGCTATTCTCGGGGCCCGCTGGTGCTGCGTCCCCGTTGTCTTGCACGAATCCAATGCCATCCCCGGCCGGGTGACCCGTCTGCTGGGGCGTTTGAGCTCCACTGTTGCTGTCGGATTGCCCGTAGCTGCCGGACGTATTCCAGGCTGCCGCCCAGTGCTTACAGGTACACCAGTGCGCTCCGCGTTTCTCACTCCTCAACCCCTACCAGCCTGGGTCCCTACCGGATCGGGACCCTTGCTTGTGGTGATGGGCGGTAGCCAAGGCGCCGTTAACCTGAATCGCATGGTTCAAGCTGTGCTTCCAAGTCTTTTACAGCAGGGTTGTCGAGTGGTACATCTCACCGGCAGCAACGAGTCTGATATGAACCAGCTTCAGCATCCTCAATTGGTGGAACGCCGCTTCAGTGACGAGATTCCTGGCTTACTGCAACACGCTGATCTCGCGATTAGCCGCGCTGGCGCCGGTAGCCTGAGTGAACTTGCGGTGTGTGGTACTCCTACAATTTTAGTGCCTTTTCCACAGGCGGTAGATCAGCACCAAGACGCAAATGCTGCCTGTGCTGCTGAATTCGGCGGTGCGGTAATTGTGCATCAACACGCTCCGGATCATCCTGCACTAGACAACACCATCCGACGGTTGCTGGGACACCGACTGGGACAAGTGAATGCAGTACCTGGATGGCTTGATAGAATGCGCATCGGCATGGAGAAATTAGCCGAACGAGATGCAAATATACGGATGGCCATGTTGCTCCAAGACCTGATTAATGACCTAAGTTCAAACCAAGGGCAGTTGTTTTAA
- a CDS encoding DUF2062 domain-containing protein, producing MHRLLSVSRQYLRRNLQLLREQEGTPGRRARGIAAGVLCGCLPFFGLQVVLSMSVAGLIRGNYLLAAAGTLISNPFTYVPLYWLNYQVGCSLLGPSSLSTPSRITHTDIWVQGWDFSQRILLGSGLVGLVCSAIGGVLAYKLFRRHEMHQSRRRGAVSNPSVTKVSC from the coding sequence ATGCACCGGCTATTGTCAGTCAGTCGCCAATACCTTCGACGAAATCTACAGTTGCTTCGGGAGCAAGAAGGAACTCCTGGCCGGCGTGCTCGGGGTATCGCAGCAGGGGTACTCTGCGGGTGCCTCCCTTTTTTTGGGTTGCAGGTTGTCCTGAGTATGAGTGTGGCAGGATTGATAAGAGGCAACTACCTATTAGCTGCTGCAGGAACACTGATTAGCAATCCCTTCACCTATGTGCCGCTATACTGGCTTAACTATCAGGTGGGGTGTAGCTTACTTGGGCCCAGCAGCTTGAGTACACCAAGCAGAATCACTCATACCGATATCTGGGTGCAAGGTTGGGATTTTTCCCAGCGGATCCTGTTGGGCTCAGGCCTAGTCGGTCTCGTTTGTTCGGCCATCGGCGGCGTTCTTGCCTATAAACTGTTTCGGCGTCACGAAATGCATCAGTCACGACGACGAGGCGCGGTATCCAACCCGAGCGTGACGAAAGTGAGCTGTTAA
- the mnmE gene encoding tRNA uridine-5-carboxymethylaminomethyl(34) synthesis GTPase MnmE, producing MNYSETIAAVATAVAPGQGGIAIIRLSGPSAETIGRALVHCPGRQKWASHRILYGYVMAADGQHRLDEVLLLLMRAPRSFTGEDVVEIHCHGGVIVVQQVLERVLEQPGVRRALPGEFSRQAVMNGRLDLTRAEAVSELVAARSRRAADLAMAGLDGGIQVRITVLRERLLDQLIKLEARIDFEEDLPPLDEIILLKELQAVRAELLVLVADGKRADLLRRGLRVALVGRPNVGKSSLLNLLSRRERAIVTDLPGTTRDLLESEIVLAGVPITLLDTAGIRKTNDVVEQLGIARSEEALASADVVVLIIDRHDGWTNADAALWARIPPAVPRLLVANKADLLAGSMPSDMQPDVCMSALQGEGEEMLVQALLAASGAGEGDGFLIALNQRQRDLAALAAEALERSCDVAGQQLPWDFWTIDLREAIRHLGEITGEEINEDILERVFSRFCIGK from the coding sequence GTGAATTATTCCGAGACCATCGCGGCTGTCGCCACGGCTGTTGCACCAGGCCAAGGAGGGATCGCTATCATTCGATTGTCAGGACCATCGGCTGAAACAATTGGTCGCGCTTTAGTACACTGTCCAGGTCGTCAAAAGTGGGCCAGTCATCGGATCTTGTATGGCTATGTGATGGCGGCCGACGGTCAACACCGTTTAGATGAGGTGTTGTTGTTGCTAATGCGCGCACCGCGCAGTTTCACTGGTGAAGATGTAGTGGAGATTCATTGTCATGGCGGTGTAATTGTAGTGCAGCAGGTGTTGGAGCGGGTGCTAGAACAACCCGGCGTGCGCCGCGCTCTGCCCGGTGAGTTCAGCCGGCAGGCAGTTATGAACGGACGTTTGGATCTCACGCGAGCGGAAGCGGTAAGTGAGTTGGTGGCAGCACGAAGTCGTCGTGCGGCTGATTTGGCGATGGCTGGTCTAGATGGAGGGATTCAGGTGCGGATTACAGTGCTGCGAGAGCGATTGCTGGATCAACTCATAAAGCTGGAAGCCCGGATCGATTTTGAGGAAGATCTGCCGCCGTTGGACGAGATAATCTTATTAAAAGAGCTGCAAGCGGTGCGTGCTGAGCTCTTGGTCTTGGTGGCGGATGGGAAACGAGCCGATCTCCTGCGACGCGGCTTGCGCGTAGCGTTGGTAGGGCGCCCTAATGTGGGGAAAAGCTCATTGTTGAATTTGCTTAGTCGTCGAGAGCGGGCGATTGTGACTGACTTACCAGGAACTACTCGTGATCTACTCGAAAGCGAAATTGTGCTGGCAGGGGTCCCTATTACCTTGCTTGATACTGCAGGAATCCGTAAGACAAACGATGTCGTAGAGCAGCTTGGAATCGCTCGTAGTGAAGAAGCACTCGCTTCTGCAGATGTAGTGGTGTTGATTATTGACCGCCATGACGGATGGACTAATGCTGATGCCGCCTTATGGGCCCGCATACCTCCGGCGGTACCTCGTTTGTTGGTAGCGAATAAGGCTGATCTTCTAGCTGGTTCTATGCCCTCTGATATGCAGCCTGATGTATGTATGTCTGCCTTACAAGGGGAGGGCGAGGAGATGTTGGTGCAAGCCCTTCTGGCGGCTTCGGGGGCCGGTGAAGGAGATGGGTTCTTGATAGCATTAAATCAACGGCAGCGAGATTTAGCAGCCTTAGCAGCGGAGGCCTTAGAGCGGAGCTGTGATGTAGCGGGTCAGCAGCTCCCCTGGGACTTCTGGACGATTGATTTACGCGAGGCGATTCGTCACCTTGGCGAGATCACCGGTGAAGAAATCAATGAAGATATCTTAGAGCGTGTATTCTCCCGATTCTGTATCGGCAAATAG
- the ylqF gene encoding ribosome biogenesis GTPase YlqF: protein MSSPPIHWYPGHIAKSERQLKHHLDKIDLIIEVRDARIPLATGHPHINRWLKGKQHLLVINRCDMVTTAAREAWERWFRARGQRAVWCDAKAGAGVKRVQQTAIRAGNQLNERRRNRKMRPRPVRALALGFPNVGKSTLINRLAKQKVVASARRAGVTRTLRWVRLGRELDLLDAPGILPPYLDDQQAALYLALCDDIGQAAYDGELVARAFLQLLIGSQKRDASGITISVLETRYGIPVAEKTRDPAYWLQAAAARHTSGNTTRMAQRLLDDFRKSALGSIALELPELRGA from the coding sequence GTGAGTTCACCTCCTATTCACTGGTATCCCGGCCATATAGCCAAGTCAGAACGGCAGCTCAAGCACCATCTTGATAAAATTGATCTGATCATTGAGGTGCGCGATGCACGCATTCCCCTTGCGACAGGACATCCTCACATCAATCGCTGGCTGAAGGGGAAACAGCATTTATTGGTAATCAACCGATGCGACATGGTAACCACAGCGGCACGGGAGGCCTGGGAGCGGTGGTTTAGAGCGCGGGGTCAACGCGCGGTCTGGTGTGATGCCAAGGCTGGCGCTGGAGTGAAACGGGTGCAGCAAACGGCCATTCGAGCTGGGAATCAGCTTAATGAACGGCGTCGCAACCGGAAGATGCGTCCGCGGCCTGTGCGTGCCCTCGCCCTCGGTTTTCCGAATGTTGGAAAATCGACCTTAATCAATCGGTTAGCCAAGCAAAAGGTTGTGGCAAGTGCACGCCGGGCTGGTGTGACTCGTACGTTACGCTGGGTTCGGCTTGGTCGAGAATTGGATTTGCTGGATGCTCCTGGTATATTGCCTCCGTATCTAGATGACCAGCAAGCAGCGCTTTACCTCGCATTATGCGATGACATTGGTCAAGCAGCCTACGATGGGGAGCTAGTGGCCAGGGCTTTTTTGCAGCTTTTGATCGGTTCACAAAAACGAGATGCTTCAGGAATTACGATTAGCGTCTTAGAGACTCGTTACGGCATCCCAGTGGCAGAGAAAACCCGAGATCCTGCCTACTGGCTACAGGCTGCTGCAGCGCGACACACGTCAGGCAATACCACCCGCATGGCGCAGCGCCTTCTTGATGATTTTCGCAAATCCGCTCTCGGCAGCATCGCTCTGGAATTGCCGGAGCTGAGAGGCGCATGA